aaCCAATTATGAATTAACCTAATCCcattttttatacatttcaatacaAAAGATGGCAATTAAATATGTGTTCTTGTTTTTCTCCCTCAAAAATGTTTATTGGCATATTTGGGAAAAGTTTTGAAAACCAAAGAATGTGCAGTGAAATATACTATGGAAATTTCAGGGACCTCAAAGGGACAAATTCTTTACATGGCTTGTTCTTAAATAGAGGCTGATGACTGATGTGGAGCGTGTTAAGAGGGGAATAGGGTATAATAGCTCGTGTGGTATATGTGGTTATCATTCTGAAGATATTTTGCATGTTTTCCGAGACCGTTCGACAACTAAAGAAATTTGGAGGCAGTTATCCTAGATGAAACCAATGGGAGCTTTTTTACAGGGGACCTTTTTCAGGGGTTAAAGTCTAATTTGCAAAGCCTTGCAAAACCAGTCGTCGGTGAGGTAAATTGGTCATGTTTATTTGGCTTACTAACCTGGTGAATTTGGAAGaattagaacctttttatttttcaaggcGTCTCTTGGAACACACGTGAGATTGTtaagatttcatatatatgaGGACGTATCTAAACGGAATGAATAAATTTCAATAGTCAAGATGTCAAGAAGTTGGATCAATCTCTGCACTAATATGGTGGTCCAGATAGTTTCGAGTGATGCTGCAATGAGGGAAGTCATAAGGAATGGAAATTGGGAGTGAATTAtgggataaaatatatatttgggcAAATGCTCACTCTTTGACGCTGAATTGTGGGGTATTCTTGACGGTTTAGCTCTAATTCAGAACATGTACTATGATGGTGTGTTGATACAAATAGATAGCTTGGAGATGGTTAAGGCTATTCAAGATTCCTCTTTGTCAAATTCGAACTCTATTCTCATTATAGGTATTTATCAGCTACGGTTGAATGCAAGCTCGTGGGATATTCAACATTTTCCAAGGGATCACAATAAAACTGTTGACTACTTGGCCAAGATGGCCTTTGATACAAATCAATGACTAAAGatttttttatgagattttgAGAGAGGTACTCGTACTTTCTCCTATGACTCAAACAAGTGATAGTTCTATTTAGagaattattatataattaaaatattttatttcttttactttaccaaaaaaaatatgtGTTATTGtttaatttcaaatgttttaaaatttattattatagtaGGAGGATAGGATAGATATACTTTGATAAAagcttttacatattttaataattaaaccattaaacttTATCAATTTATAAATATAGTTATTATTATCATATGAGTAAAGTTTCGAATCGattcaacaaatttttttattgtttttgtcaataaatatttaattttatatcaaataataaacatatttaatttattaaaactcaaatgtgcataatataaatattaaaatattaatcataaaaaaataagaaaaaagaaccCTCATTATCGAGGATGGAGCCCTATTTATTAATTTGTGTGATTTTCTACGCCGACTTCACAGAAAGCTTGTTCCATTCCACACTCCACCGGTTTATACATAAACCATCTCAACCACCGACTCAACAATCATGTGGACCCCTTCCACCTATCTATCAATCACAGCCGTTCATTTGTTCTATATCAAACTTTTTCCATCACCCACTTAAAGTAACAcacaaataaaacataaatactcgtatataataaaatatgtatacacACACAACAGTCAAACCTCCCCAATATCCTTCACCCATGATGAAACCTCTGGGAAACCTCCCCCAAACCGAAGTTTTGGTTCCATAAATACATAGTTTAGGCATCCATTGCCAAGAAGACCctaagaaaaatgaagttatTGAGAAGATCATCATCAAAGGGTGGGCGATCCAAGCCCAATGAAGTTTGCAAAAGACACCCAAAGCATCGCCAATCTCCGGGGGTTTGTTCACTTTGTTTAGTCGACAAACTCTCTAAGTTACCATCACCACCTCATTGCACTTCCACTAGTCGTAGTGCTACTAAACTTGCAGATTCCAATTGTTCtccattatcatcatcttcttctttgtCATCTCCCTGTTCTTCAGCTTCAGATTCAGCTTtatattcttcttcttcatctcctATGCATCGTTATCGTTTTGGTAAAGATCGGGGTGCGGGCTCTTCGTTTTCTTTGTTATGGTTCAGTGGGAAGAATTTACTCACTAAAAGCAGATCAGTAGCTTTTGTTTCGAGAATCGAAAACAATGGTTATGAtgataagaagaagaagatcaaTGGTGGGTTCTTGTCAAAGTTAATACATTAATGGTGGtgggtttttttatttgttttcatgCACCAGTTTTCTTGATAAATTACAGTAGAAAGAAGAGATTATATTAAAGCAGAAGATCAATTACAATATATTAGATATATTTTTGCATAAATTGATTCTCGTATTTTGATTCATCTTAGCATATTATACGTAAGGTATTCTACTTTCCCAAACATTTATTTCACTAATGTTTTATTATTCCCATTTGTTGTTCTTTTCATGTGAAGGGAAACGTTGTTTTATTCTATAGGTTTCGAGTTTTTCTTTTAGGTTTTCTCTATATAACTCACCCATtaacttataaattaattttaaaactcgtgactaacatatatttataaatttaattcaaatataaaataattttaaaattcatgtctAACATATATTTCTTAATTAACCTATATAATACGGAAATTAGATAACATTATAGTATCTTGCATGTCTAGTTGAAAATTAAGAAAGAATGGAAAAAAGCTTATAAAAACCAAAGAATATAAATACAGGCAAGGAATTACATGAGGTTTGCTAAAATTCAAAAGATGGAATGCAGCATGGTTTGAtgtaatcaaatataaaaatcaaataaaataggaAAGCCTATATTGACAGCTTGGTAAAATTAATACCACATGCATGTCTCCAGCTTCGTAGCAACTTCCTCCATATGATGATCATCAGCCAGTTCAACCTTTTTGAATCTGCCTCTCTCTTTACAAAATTATTAACAGCTGGCCATAAACCCTAAAATTCAGATCAAATACATgtaaattcaatatttttatttaaaatgagtAACTCAACTCATAGATAGAATATATTTCTACTAataaaacaagaagaagaagaagatgtcAAAGATAGATTAGCTAATGTTATCTTAACTGACCATAGAATTTAAAATTAGCTTAAACTAATATCTTGGAACCAAACTTTTATTCTATTAACCTACCACTCTATTAACATGACACCTGTTCATtgcctattttttcttttaacatgATAAGGTAGTagttaatttttacttttaatttttttaattatataaaaatagttttagatttaatttttatttttatagtttaattttgacatgatttgacatttcaatttttataatgtcaattaacataaatattttattctgataaaaatgttgatgtgaatttttaaaaattgttaacaTACGATTAATAACTatatctaaatttttatatttgaaaagtaaaagctcttaaattcttgaaaataaaaatttaaaacttaaaatatttgTGGTTAGATATTGTTGGAGATCGACCTGTATAAATAACGGAATAGAAAAGTAGAGGAGATCGATCACagaaattttacgtgaaaaatgataaaaaatcacGGACAAATAGAGGCTTCAGCTTTTCACTCAAGAAGCAAACAAATAagagtacaagatggagaaaaTAATCCCAAAAAAGCAAAACCAAAACCCGAATACAAAACTCTCAAAAAGACTCTTCATCAATTCTCATATAAGAGATATTCTATAAACTCTCTAAAACAGGGTTACAAAacccctttaaataggctaataTTAAAGTTctaatatgactaaaatatttCTAGAGTAATCAGGGTGTAATTGGAAAAAATAAATCCTATTGAACTGTCAAAACATGACTACATAAGTTGGGAAAACATCGTGACGTTTATGCTCTCCTCGCCATGACATCGATGCCACGTTCATCTTGGGGTTTCATTGCGTCGGGTCTATCTTGGGCCTTTTTCAAGTGCTCGTCGATCGTCTTTTTAATAGTTtacaaaaaattcaataaatattgcGAGACACACCTCAcacatattaatataatttaatttaaaaaaaaattaacctttgAAAACTAAAATATTTGTGATTACATATTAGTGAAgtttactttaaaaaattcaaaCGTGATTATGAATTAATTGAAGCCGAACAATTTCAATTATTGAAGGAACCGAGCTTGAACCGCAAAATATAAATTCCAGCTTCAATATAAATAATGGAGTTTGTAGTTGGTGAATGAGATTAATCTATAATTACaattaatatgatttttaaatggaACCAAATTTTGCAAAACCATATTATTGGGAAAATGGTGATAAGTAAACACATCGGGAAGATTACGTAagatattaaattcataatttgtgACAGATTCATTTCATCATGTGATCATCAGAGGTGACACCAAAGCATCAGATTTTTGAACTCCATGGACCATGGTTTTGATCATTGCAAATCACTGTCTTTCCTTGGTTGTTGtctggtttttcttttttttcttgtttttttctcTGAAGTATCTGAACAATAATAGATACTCAGAATCAGACATTGATTTAATTGGAATGGAAATGAATTTCATATATATGATGGTTACGTTTTAATTTAATCATCGAATTAAAGCTTTTCCAAACACATTTTTTAATTAAGccagatttttaatttttttttgaatattatgaaaaagtacggtgaaaaattataatttattaattttaagtgtTCAGTATTATTGTCAAAAATTGAGATTAAAAGTAAAAACGTTTATTTTGGACATTACATTGAAAAGTAACAAATCAATTACACAAACAATACTTTAAGTTAGTTAACTGAAATAATATTTGaagtaatttaaattaaatatataagccATATATTAGATATTAGTAATATAATAACAATTACTATTAATTTGATAATAACAATTAATATTACAAAGATAATACAATATAGTGTATCCAAGTTGAAATGAATTCATTAAACTACAAGCAATGGCATCCCTTGTAGCTTCCATTTCAAAACCATATATACAATCAAATTCACCGTCATTGTCAGTTCCTCCATCATGCATATCTTCTGGCTCAGTAATGTTTTTATATGTTCTATCATTAGTTTCAAATTCCATAAAACCCACTTCAtctaaattttcatgtttttggataaaattgTTATCCCCATTGTAGCAACAATAATCAACCTTTGtttttcaaaactataacttAGCATATCCTTTAAATTGGTCCATTTCTTTGAGGTACACCAAAAGTTCTCTCAATCACTACCTAATAatgaatgtgcatgattgaaTACTTCTTTTTTATTAGATAAAAGTCTACCTTTACGAAGATCAGGTAAACAATACTACTCTCCTCTATACAGTCTACGGAACCCTTTCATTTTGGGATATCCAGAATCATCAACATAATATTTTCATACATGTCATAAGATGATAACCATTCAATTAAAGAACTTATACTTTttataaatgaatgaatgaaataaTTTACATTCGGTGGGtgtggattttgagttttgggtcTCGAATTGCATCAAGAAATATTCTAGTGTCATGTGTTGATTTTTTCCATCTAGCCACTACAAATGTGAAGCATGTATTAAAATCACATACAACCATAacattttgagttggaacacaTTTTCTTCAGATGTAAGGAATTTGTTCATTTGGTGGAAGAATCGCCACAACATATGTACCATCAATTGCACCTATGCAATCctaaataaataatcatatttagtacacatgtatattcaataataataggtatattaaaataaaatatgatacttTGAACATGTTACCTTAAAATGCGACCTGTATCTTGAATCATTACGTATTTGTTCAGGTATTGTACTAAAAGTTTAatcatttggtgtaattatatcaATAGTCAACTATGAAACTTTATCAACAATTGTGAAGTATTGACTTATAGTTGATTCAGATATTTGAAATCTCTCTCGAGATTCAAAAACTTTTGCACCAACACCCTACATATGCAAACAGATACCTAACATTTCATGAGAAGAAATATTTCTTGAAATTTACAAATCATGTCGTGTTTTTAAAACTTTCAACAAGCTTTTAAATACTATTATGGACATCCTAAAATTAATCACGCAACGAGATTCATGACCATTAAGGACCTCTCAAACCCATGCATCAATTTATTGCTTTGAATTCATGCATGGTtgtttcaataaatttttttcataatataattgaACAACATATGTTGCAACAATGAATAACCTATTAAAACTTTTCACACGTTGTAAAATCTCTCTCCTTTTATCATCACTTCTATCACCATTGGAATTGTTGTCACTACTATTCATACTCATTCTTTGCGAAAATACATTCACCGTGGtcgcaaaatttaaaaaatagagaaataataAACATGAACCATTGTCAAACAAAAGTGAACAAAGTAAGCAAACATACAACCATTGTCGAACAAAAGTAAGCAAACATACAACCATTGTCAAACATCATGAAACATAGGTGGCACTTAAAGTGTCCAATGCAAACTAATATTTAAACATACcaattaaatataaaagaaacatatacAAATTTGATAATGCAAATCTTATGGCCCAAGAAGACTAGCAAATTTAGAATTCTCGAATTCTCCTCCATTTCTGTTTAAGTCACCAAACTCCAATCTTAGGAGATATGGATAGAAACACAATTCGCTTATCCTTGTTGAGTAATAACTTCAGTAAGAAAAATTACATGGACTAGCTTTTTGAACTTCATCTAACAAGCTATCAAGCACTTTGATAGTTTTTGAATTTGATAGTTTTTGAAATTCCATATGGATCCATAGCAAAAGTCAAACTAGATGTAGCTTGACCCATGCTGTCAACAACATTGCGTAGTTTATCAATTTGGCTAGATAACTTTGCAGCTCCTGCCTTGAAGGATTTTTTTACTAGTCTTAAAACGAGAAGATCTTGCCTCGATGAATTTTCTTTCTTGTTGTAGCTCTTTAACATGTT
The sequence above is drawn from the Gossypium hirsutum isolate 1008001.06 chromosome A05, Gossypium_hirsutum_v2.1, whole genome shotgun sequence genome and encodes:
- the LOC107896033 gene encoding uncharacterized protein; the encoded protein is MKLLRRSSSKGGRSKPNEVCKRHPKHRQSPGVCSLCLVDKLSKLPSPPHCTSTSRSATKLADSNCSPLSSSSSLSSPCSSASDSALYSSSSSPMHRYRFGKDRGAGSSFSLLWFSGKNLLTKSRSVAFVSRIENNGYDDKKKKINGGFLSKLIH